In one Candidatus Paceibacterota bacterium genomic region, the following are encoded:
- a CDS encoding helicase-related protein — GTSAAVPHLLSMTATPIPRTLALTLYGDLDLTLLDQMPAGRRPVVTEIVSPGKRAGTYEKIRGELAAGRQAYVICPRIDEPDPDKEQSLQAKSVKTEAARLKKDVFPHHRIGIMHSKMKPVEKEKVMRDFSEHRLDILVSTSVVEVGVNVPNATIIVIEGAERFGLSQLHQLRGRVIRSNHQAYCYVFTESKSESTVDRLKALITAKNGFELSEMDLALRGAGVLYTGKQWGITDIAMEALKNIKMVEAARTEATRLVEQDTSLKTYPLLAKALADQDSIHFE, encoded by the coding sequence TGGGGACTTCCGCGGCAGTGCCACACTTACTTTCAATGACGGCTACCCCAATCCCCCGTACCCTGGCTCTGACTCTGTACGGAGATCTTGATTTGACCTTGTTAGACCAGATGCCGGCCGGCCGCAGGCCGGTGGTGACGGAAATCGTGTCGCCAGGCAAACGCGCCGGCACCTATGAAAAAATCCGCGGCGAGCTGGCGGCCGGCCGACAAGCCTATGTCATTTGCCCGCGCATCGACGAGCCAGATCCAGACAAAGAACAATCCCTCCAGGCTAAATCCGTCAAAACCGAAGCCGCCCGTTTAAAAAAAGACGTTTTTCCACACCATCGCATCGGTATCATGCACAGCAAAATGAAACCTGTCGAGAAGGAAAAAGTGATGCGTGATTTTTCTGAGCACCGCCTTGATATTCTCGTTTCCACTTCCGTCGTAGAAGTAGGGGTCAATGTCCCCAATGCCACTATCATTGTCATCGAGGGAGCCGAGCGTTTTGGACTTTCTCAGCTCCACCAGCTCCGCGGACGGGTCATCCGCAGCAACCATCAAGCCTATTGCTATGTCTTTACCGAAAGTAAAAGCGAGTCCACCGTCGATCGTCTCAAGGCTTTGATCACCGCCAAAAATGGTTTTGAACTTTCCGAAATGGATTTGGCTTTGCGCGGGGCGGGTGTTCTATACACGGGCAAACAATGGGGTATCACCGACATAGCCATGGAAGCCTTAAAAAATATCAAAATGGTCGAGGCTGCTCGCACTGAAGCCACTCGACTCGTAGAGCAAGATACTAGCTTAAAGACCTATCCTCTTCTTGCCAAAGCACTAGCCGATCAAGATTCTATTCAT